In one window of Zingiber officinale cultivar Zhangliang chromosome 11A, Zo_v1.1, whole genome shotgun sequence DNA:
- the LOC122031376 gene encoding probable serine/threonine-protein kinase PIX13, whose translation MRLSVKNLVFFFVVVFSCPSRFPSPSSIFRFLIREKETTIGKKDSGEEEEKTTTTREWGIALVHLQDLPLLQLAHHKSREILTLLANRAGRSSSRTSSSEMTTGKLSNLSSSTTLGESSDNGISVEKVFPEGRILEAPNLRVYTFAELRSSTRNFKPESILGEGGFGKVYKGWVEEKTLNPSKSDVGTLVAVKKLNSESVQGLEEWQAEVNFLGRLSHPNLVKILGT comes from the exons ATGAGGCTCTCGGTCAAGAACCTCGTTTTCTTCTTCGTCGTGGTTTTCTCGTGTCCTTCTAGATTTCCTTCTCCTTCCTCGATTTTTCGTTTCCTAATCAGAGAGAAAGAAACGACAATTGGGAAGAAAGATAGcggggaagaggaggagaagacgacgacgacaagAGAATGGGGAATTGCTTTGGTTCATCTTCAAGATCTCCCACTCCTGCAGTTGGCACACCATAAGTCCAG AGAAATCCTGACCCTTTTGGCTAATCGTGCAGGTCGCTCGTCGTCAAGGACCAGCAGCAGCGAGATGACCACCGGGAAGCTATCAAACCTCAGCAGCAGCACGACCTTGGGTGAGTCCTCCGACAACGGCATCAGCGTCGAGAAGGTGTTCCCGGAGGGGAGGATCCTGGAGGCGCCCAACCTTCGCGTCTATACCTTCGCCGAGCTCCGGAGCTCCACTAGGAACTTCAAGCCCGAGTCCATTCTCGGAGAGGGTGGATTCGGGAAGGTGTACAAGGGTTGGGTGGAGGAGAAGACTCTCAATCCTTCCAAGAGCGACGTGGGCACGTTGGTGGCCGTGAAGAAGCTCAACTCTGAAAGCGTGCAGGGGCTGGAGGAGTGGCAGG CAGAAGTGAACTTTCTAGGGAGGCTTTCACATCCAAACCTCGTCAAGATCTTGGGAACttga